The following coding sequences are from one Canis lupus dingo isolate Sandy chromosome 21, ASM325472v2, whole genome shotgun sequence window:
- the TMEM41B gene encoding transmembrane protein 41B, with protein sequence MAKGRVAERSQTGALHTTAVGDRAAATPGLTTPGNGDHLKEKACAEAGSARMSLLILVSIFLSAAFVMFLVYKNFPQLSEEERVNMKVPRDMDDAKALGKVLSKYKDTFYVQVLVAYFATYIFLQTFAIPGSIFLSILSGFLYPFPLALFLVCLCSGLGASFCYMLSYLVGRPVVYKYLTEKAVKWSQQVERHREHLINYIIFLRITPFLPNWFINITSPVINVPLKVFFIGTFLGVAPPSFVAIKAGTTLYQLTTAGEAVSWNSVFVLMVLAFLSILPAIFQKKLKQKFE encoded by the exons ATGGCGAAAGGCAGAGTCGCTGAACGATCGCAGACCGGGGCACTCCACACGACCGCTGTGGGGGACAGGGCAGCGGCGACGCCAGGTCTCACGACGCCGGGCAACGGAGACCACCTGAAGG aaaAAGCCTGTGCAGAAGCTGGGTCAGCAAGAATGTCACTTCTTATATTGGTGTCCATTTTCTTATCTGCAGCTTTTGTTATGTTTTTGGTCTATAAAAATTTTCCTCAACTTAGTGA agaagAAAGAGTGAATATGAAGGTTCCCAGAGATATGGATGATGCCAAGGCTCTAGGAAAAGTTTTATCCAAATATAAGGACACCTTTTATGTACAAGTACTTGTAGCTTATTTTGCtacatatatttt CTTGCAAACATTTGCTATTCCGGGCTCTATATTTCTCAGTATACTTTCAGGGTTTCTTTATCCCTTTCCGCTAGccttatttcttgtttgtttg TGTTCTGGACTTGGTGCCTCATTCTGCTATATGCTCTCCTATTTAGTTGGGAGGCCAGTTGTATACAAATACCTAACAGAGAAAGCAGTAAAATGGTCACAACAg GTTGAGCGTCATAGAGAACATCTCATTAACTACATCATATTTTTGAGAATAACACCATTTCTGCCTAATTGGTTTATTAATATTACATCCCCTGTGATAAACGTGccattgaaagttttttttattggGACTTTTCTAG gtgTTGCACCTCCCTCTTTTGTAGCAATTAAAGCAGGAACAACACTGTACCAGCTTACAACAGCAGGGGAAGCTGTTTCCTGGAACTCAGTATTTGTTCTAATggttttggcttttctttctatCCTGCCAGCCATCTTCCAAAAGAAACTAAAGCAGAAATTTGAGTGA